aCTGAATGTTGTCCTGCATAAGATTGATGTGGACaatctgcctttttttgtctCTCACTCTGCACAGTCCAAGCCGAAGTGTAAACAGACAGTGCTGACGTGCCTGTGTGTCTGATAGGGCTGTTAAGTGGTTATATAAGCATGATAAACTGTTTCCTAACATCATAACATCTGCAGAGTGCACAAGCATTTCCTCACTTTACACACAGGCACAACCACAGACACGCACTGATGTGGTTCACTGCTGCATAATCTAAGTATTTCAATCAGTCACCTTCATTTGTAGTTCCTAATCAGGATTATTGACTTTAATGGCAGGGATTTGTAGTTTTATTCAGATGTCAGGCATCATTTCCTCTCTCAGAGAGAACTTTGGTGTTGGCTGGCTCGTCTCCGTTTCAAAATCAGCGATCTCTCCCAGCCTGTTCCTCTGAAAATGAGATCAAACCGTCTCATCCACCCTGCTGACAATTCATCTGgaactctgtctctctctcactaCTAATTAAAAGAGCACCTGTATACGTGTTGTGTTTGGCCCAGGCTTGCTCTCCACTGTGTCTCTGAGCGTGAATGTGTTTCTCTTTTTACCTCAGTATCCTGGGTCACTGTGTTGTCACCCATGCAGCCTGGACTGAAGCCAGCGGCCGTGGGGATCATGTCTGCACATTCATGTTTCTGCATTTGAGTGTCTAAGTGTGAGAGAGACACCAGTCCTGAGTTTCCTCCAAACCCCTCAGTCTGTCCTCTTTGACATGTAGCTGTGCCTCATTTCATTTTGGTTTCCTCCATAATGTCTGTCACATATACATCTGACTTTGTAGCTTTAACAGTACAAACAATAATGGATGACATGGGGCTGTGAAATATAGAGAGcttttaaaatatattgatGTATTTTCACACCAGAGAGGGTAAGACAGTATTGTTTACACTGTTCATGTGACGATAAAATAACATTATGCCTTTATTCTGACttaatctggccatttttgGGTTCAACATTTAATGAATTTAGTAAAAACTACAATGCCAGACTTTTGCCAATGATTATGCTTATTATGATCTATAAGATTGTTATATCCCAATAAGAAATGTacattgtttattttatgtaattAAGCAGAAATTTTTAGGTCAATAATaatcaaattattttgaaatcacagcaaacaaaaaaaaaaaggagtcaCCCATTAACAGGTGAattattgtttttcttaattcatCAAAAGTTGTCTGAAAATTCCTCCACACTGTCTAAATCACTTGAAATACTCTGgcaacattgaaaaaaatgtcgGGGCAGTGAGTTCAATTCATAGTGTTGCCAACGTATTAATACAATTCAGacaatgtttcatttcatttggtaaaaattatgacaaataatatttaattttctgccattttagaTGTCGCTGATCATCACATGAATCTAGGATTTGTTTCTCATTTCAAAACACATTGTGCTAAAAAATTTTACAACCGTAATGAACcacaaaacacttttttcaaaCGTAAATGGTGACTTATCAacatcatgtttattttatgtaaggTATGAACAttgtattatttaaaatatcaacTGATTTAAAACCACTGTATAAATACATAGACTTCAGTACTAgattatatttgtttattttatttatatatttcttaTTTAGTGTTGCCAACACATTTGTGCAATCCAGACAGTGTTCTGTCTAttcttgtttaaaaatgaaaacaactgaaattacTTTGGTTCCagtactttttgataccatagataattaattttaaaaatggagatTTTATCATATTGGAAAATAGCATAGAAAAGGGTACTGTGAAAGAGTCTAtctgcaatttttgatcatgagaaacataaaaaactgcAATAGTTGGTGtttatgacttttattttggtagcTGTGGTATCAACCAGGTTTCAgtatcatttaaaattttacaaGAATCACAATAATTCAATTTCTAGTATAGTATTATAGGGTATACACCCTGTATTATCACTTAGTAAAAAATATCTCTGCATGATCAATGCTTCATACCTTCAGAGCTTAAAAGCATTTAGATGACTTGCAGAGCagccttttttgctgttttgcatCCACCTTAATGACAAATTAAAGTTCAACGTAGAGAATAGACAACTTGGAAAAGCTTTTTTTGAAACCTTAAAGCAATATTATAGTGACTTTCCATCAGGGGGAATGGGGATGAATGGAACTAGCTAAgttattttggggggaaattgcCAGTCCTTGAGAAATAGTGTAGAagaaaaagaatgttagaaATAAATTTGAGGGTTGTGTCTAATTTTAAGATGGCTGATATAGTACCTTCTATGAGGCTGCTGACAAGATCAAGTTTCATTTGGTTTGATTAAGTCAACAATGCGAATTAGCATATAGGAGGGacaaaaaataacttcaaaGTAAATAACGACATACTAATATACTAATACTAATAAGACAAGGTACAAATTATAAACCAGAGGCTGCTTTGCAGTTGTCAccaaaaaatagaaatgaaataaaatgaagaaaggTGACAACATGTCTGATAATTTGATAAAACAATGAGACAGATTTTGATGAGCTAAAGTTTCAAAAGCAACTGAGGGCAAAGCAGTTCTATTACAGAGTACCATTCATACACAAAGCAATTTCAAGTGCTTTTTAGAGttgaaaacagaacatttgtAATAATAAGAgcactaaaagacatttcatactgagaaaatgaaacatttatatCAGTTTAAAGAGAAATAAGGAAACCAGTtaagcaaaataaagaaataaaataaaatatattaacatTTCTTCAAATAGTGTATCTGCCCTGTGTACTTCAGTGTTAGAGTGGTCTGAGGTCTCTGCCCTTAGAGTCTTAGAGTCCAGTCTTGGCTGATCAAAATGGATTCTGTTTAATGTCTTTCCAAAGGTTCAGGCTTGTATTGCTCCGTCTTTGTTGGGAAGAGACCTAAACTGTCCCAGAAACACACCTGCAGTGGTAAGCTATGCAGTATCCACACATCAAAACTTTACCAATTTAGACTTAAGAAGCTTAGAAGATGAGGCCAGTTTGGCAAGAAGTTTCTCCCAATGGCTCTGTCACCATCAATCTGTGTGTAAACGAGTAAATATGAGGGCAGTTGCAAAGTGTTgtccattttaccatttctctAACACTACACCCACTAAATGTCAACATGTCTCAATATTTTAACACCCTCTGCCTCGGCTAAGTCCAGAAATCACTTCATGCTCCATGTAGGTAGCTGAATCCTACACACCAAGGTTGCATTCAGCACACCGGTCCCGCTGGCACGCACTGATCCACTGCAGGTCTCACTATACATATCACACATTTGCAGGTACACAGATGGGCACACGCACAAATACACACCGTGTTCTTTATCGCACAAAGGCAGCTAATTTGAAGTGGAGTGTGTATGTTGTGCTTTAAAGGAGATTTCACATTGATGTTTGGCCTTGATGAGAGCGCCGGGCTGCTGTGTTCGCCTGTTTCCTCAGCCAGAGCATTGTTCTCTTAAACAGCTGTCGTTTGGGCTGATTCAGAACAGATGGCATGTACATGTGGGTTTGCTCGGCTGCACATATGTGCGGGCGGGTGGATGTGTCTCTGAGAcagagtgggggagagagagagagagaaacaggaggagaTGTGAGAGAGGGGGAGTGCaggtatgtgtttgtgtgagtgaaTGCCTGTTTGATGCTCATAAATTTTAAACCAAGCAGCAGAAATAGTTCAACAAGGTTTTAAATAGCCTCACTCTGataaattaaaagacaaacagcaCTGGTGTGGGTACAGGTCATGTGATATTGTAGTTTTTGTACCGCACATGCCAACATCAGCATGTAATGTAAGAGATCATGTATGAAGTGTTTCAAATGGATCCTTTTTGTTACACTAAACGCTGAAGCAGACTGCATGTTCCACTAAGAAACTCCTGAGATCGCCTGAAGGCAGAGAGCTGTTAGGCTACAGCAGTTACAGTACCattgttgtgtgtgtgggggtgtgtgtgtgtgtgtgtgccagtTTGTGAGTATGATCTGTAATGGGCTCTGGGATATCTGTGTCTCGGTGCATATGTTTGTCCCACGGTGGTGCCGTATCAGTGCCGATGGCAACCAGTGGCCTGACAATGACAGAGGCTCATCTGCGTGTTGCAGCAGATGCAGAAGTGGCATAAACACAAATACAGCAACACACATCCTGCAGTGCGCTGTTAGAAATTGGATTCGGTAACAGCTGACATGGTTGTGCGACATATCTAGCAGGTTGTGAGGATTTTGCTCATGAATACGCAtaattttccatatttttaGCAAGCTTTATTAACAGTGTTTTCCATTAATTATAGAGAACGTGGTGGCTCACCATAGTCTCATTTGCACTGTCACCAAAGCATTTTTATTGAGGTACTGAACATATTTAAACACTATTCACCATGAAAAGTTTAGCATGAACACATTAATCGCAATCAATTAAGGCCCATAATTAGTTTATTAATGTATTtcaattgtgattaattgcatgctttatcgtccctttcagcacactgtGGATAAGACACTGCattgtctctctgcagccacagtgatgtaaaataacgACACCACTGCACCGTAATGCCTCATTTCAATTCAAAAACTCCCAGACAGCTCAGCGGACAAGTCAAAGTCATCTTCATCTTATGAAATCAAACATCAGAGAAAGATTGTGAGTTGCCAGTTTAATATTTTATCACAAATGCCCTGAACCTAGATTTCCAAGTTGGTAACTCAGagcaaatttatttatttatttcttttgaacatgtataaaagtaaaaataaaaataatttaaaaagtaaaaaaaacaaacaaacaaacaaacaaacaaacaaacaaacaacaaagaacaATCTGAAATTGTCACCATAACAAATACAGTCACCCAtgcttttgtgaaaaaaaagggaaaaaacaagaAGGCTGTTGACAATATCTTGCATTTGACCCATGTTTACATGTTCAAAAAGGAGTAATCAGaagtaaaaacttttttaatccTACCCTTTTATTACCCGTTACTACAAtcaagattttatttattcttttttttttttttttaataacccTGAATCTGaggttccttattttctttcaaaataaaagcaggtctgtatcaaaAATTATAGTTCGAGAcagttcaaaaataaaaaatgtaattaaaaaaaaaaaaagtggaatatCAAAGTAGGGAAATTAATTAGGATAAACAACAGACATTCAAAAGTTAATCACAGATTTGAAAAATCctatcatttgacagccctaataaagATCTTTTGTGTAGTGTTGCCATTGGCTCAGCGAACTGTACTGTACCCTAGTTAGTCCTATTTTCTCTATGCCACCCCTCCTCATGTTCCTTCACCTGGCACATGTGTTTACACACTTAAGCATGCATTGAATTTACTGAGCTGCATCTATTACAACAAACATTGATGAGTTTGAGGTGAGTGTATAGGGTTTACCAAAGTTATTTCAAAGTTATCATTTTAGGGCAAAGGAAGGAGGTCATTACTCCGCTGTTAGGGCCCAGTTCTGCATTATTGAGAGCCTGAAAATTGATAATCTTATTACTACTGCTATTGTGCCTTGTTGGTTCTGTGATGCAGAGTCATTTTATCATCTTTGgtgcaaaaacataaatcagTTCAGAGGTACATACACACCAAGTTCATCAGCATTGCACATCAGAAATGCTGTACCTTTACTGTCATCaggaaatttgaaaaataaaaaaaactctggcTGTAGCTGCTAAACGACAGTTATCCTCCTcatctgctctgattggctgtcaaAAATAAAGAGGCATCAGTTTTGAAAATTGGGGATaccagtgttttttcattgcttCTTTTAGTGTAAGACTGGTAGTataccaacattttctctcatgccTGACCTTGAAATctgatcagagtttgtccaacaggtcacttCTTCAACACTGTTAAAATCTCTCATTTGTTTCAGTATCCGGAGATTCAAATGCCTGAATAGAATAGATTTTACACAAATGACACAGCTACGGATAAACATTGGTGACTGATATCcattcatgccacattatttggcTGAAGGGTGATGTTTAAAAACAGGGCAGAAATCAGCTCCTGCTAAGCCGATTCATCCGTGCATCTCTAGTGAGAACGCTCCTAAACTTTGTGGCAAGTCCTTTTGGTTAAATATATTAATCCAGAGTTATTCCAGAAGTTAGAGAGTAAGATAACTCAATAAGCTCATGAATGGTTATATTCTGATGTGTCTGAGGTTGGCTCAGTAAAATGACTGTTGGGCAAGTGTGAATATAATGTCATAATGTGTTCAAATTAGGGCTGCCACAATTAATGGAGTTTGTTGCAACTGATCAAGATCctaaattttgcaaattttttctttaaattgcaattgcatgttttttgtcacttttaggtAAATAAGTGTCAGTGTCTCCCTgtagccacagtgatgttaaataagtccaccactgctccttaatgtctcatttcacttttaaaactcacagacagctcagtggacgagTCAGAAGTCGTCCGCactattttaatcatttttattttaatttcaatccataacaagttgtCTTTTCTGAGGTTTAGTCTATGTTAAAAGCTTCGACCTAGCTCTAGAAGCAGCTGagtattcaaacaggaagtcgattacccttagtttaagagagtggggaaaaacatccaaaatgacattaaactatttaaatgtaaaatggcAGAATTTCAATAGAAAGGGTGAGATTAATTAGGATTAACTATcgaaattctgagaattatcaCAGTTAAAAATTGTAATATTCTGACAGCCGTAGTGCAAATGTAActtcaagaaaaagaaaactcagttCTTCGCACAAAACTCCAAATACAGCTGTAAGTACAATGGGTTTGTTTTTCAGACCTATAAAATAGATGTAACTGGTGGAATAATGACCTTTTCTAAACTTCTTTAACTCAAGTACTGTTCAGCTTAGACCACTTCTGCTAAAGATATATAGTTGTTTTGTCTTTCCAGCGAACAATGGCGGCTGCTGTCATAGCTGTTGCCTCAGAAAATTACCATAATGATAAGGATTCAGACTGATAAGGAGTACCAACAGTCAATATCAGTGAGATTAATGATGCCCTTTTATATAGGACAGCAGTTCCTATAGCAAGCCAGGTAAACGATCTGATGATTGGGAGAAAGTTTTCATGGATTTAGCCTTTAAATGTTGCTGTCAGAGTGCATAAGATTGATGCATTTAcctcaaaaatgtacaaaattttcACTACTGATAAAATCCAGTGCTAAACACTGTCAGCATTGTTCAAAGCAACCTTTTTAGCAttaatttttcttgtttataaAGACCATCAACAATACTGAAGATACAGATGTAACATGTGTTGCCCTGTATTTCACTTTTCTCTTAAATGGCAGATTATGATTGAGTGTGTGCTTCAGTGCCACACCCATCCCGCTGACCGGCTCGCTCTGTGTTTACATACCAGCTTAGATGAGTGATGGCCTGTTACAGAGAGGAATGCTAGACACAAGGCACTGATGTTAACACTCACACTCATCTTCTTTGCCAGTGTAGTCGCTGTAATAggtgtttgtttgcatgtgccTGCGTTTCCTTCAAATCAAAACCCCTTCTTTAATCTCAAGCAGCGTTCTCATCTGATGCACTTTAATCTTTTTGATAGACTTATTAACAAACATTCATAGATGTAGAAAGAGGCGAGACTGTGATTTGTCGTGATACATATTTTCTCTGTATGATTCCCATTGTGTTATACTTAAACTAGAAGGATTTGAATATAAATTGAAAGCCTCAAGCCCACTCCCCGAAGCTAAACTGTAAATAATAACTCTAAACTTTTTTCTAATCTTTGGTAATTGAAGCAAATGGGTTTTGCGGGGAGAGATTTGTTGCAGGCAAACGTAcatacattcatttttatttacgAGGAGGCGAGGGCTGAGCAGTGTAATGAGTGAAAATGCATGCTTAATTTAAATGGCGAGTGTGTCTGTTAGGGAATGCATTAGAGTCTGCAGAAGAAGCGTAAGACATATTAATTGACAGACAGGAACCGCTGTCTCCGAGGTTGATACAAGTAATTTATTACTTCAGAAACGAATGCCACCGCCAGAATGTGCTTCATTAATttcaaatttagttttaatttcaaGCTGTTGCCCCTTGAGAAGAATAAGGTGGCAAGTTCTGTTTGAAGAGACATTTttcccctctccctccctccatttttctctccccatctctctctctctcactgtctcTGATTTTCTGCCGTACAGAACAAAAAGCCGGGGGTGGGGGGAGATAGGAAGGGGGTGGTGACTTAATTCCAATTTGAAAACAATGTCATTGCAAATGGGGGAATTTGAAACAGGAATACTGCAACAGTTAATGACTGGAAATACTCTATCTTTGAATGTCATTGGATGATTGCTCTGTTTCTTGTGAAGACGGTGTGAATGTCACTTTTTAGTGTTTCTATCATTTCCTTTTGAGTGAAGTAACAGGAACAGAGAGAGTTGAGAGTCTCTATCATTAGATATTTCTAACAAATCTGTCTCCCTTTGTCTTCCTGAACAGCATACGTCCCTGAAGATGAGAAGGAAGCAGCCCTATTGGATGAAGACCTGGACGGTGATGACTCCGGTCAGGAAAGCGAGGAGCCTGCTACCAAGTTCCTGTGTCAGGACAAGGACTTTCTCCTGAAGGACAGGCCAGGATCCACTGGCTTCCATGACTCCCCAAATGCTGCTGACTTTTCCGGTCAGGAGCTGGACAGCGAGTCTCACCTCAGTGAATCCAGTGACAGAATGTCTGATTTTGAAAGCTCCTCTCTGAAAAATGAGGATGACGTCCTCCTCTCTAAAGACCCCTCCAATGTCCTCTCCCTGTCTTCCTCCTCTGCAATGACAGCCGTTGCCAACGCCGCCATCCCTGTAAGCGGAGACGAGGCTGTGACAGCAACAGCAGGGTCTGTGGCTGACAGCCTGGAGAAGATGAAGGCCATTTACACCTCTTTCCTGACCAACTCCTATTGGTCCACACTCAATCTGAACCTGAGCCAGCCCCCTGCGGAGAAACCCCCTCGtagtcacagcagcagcagtagtagcAGCAGTAGCAGTAGCTGTGGAAGTGGAGGCTATGACTGGCACCAGACGGCTATGGCCAAAACCCTCCAGCAGGCTTCACAGAACCACCAACACAGACTAGGACTGGTTCAGCACCCCACAGTGGCGGTGTCCACAGCATCAACAGAACCAAACCTCTTTAGCACTGTCCAACTTTACCGGCAGAGCTCCAAGCTGTACGGCTCTATATTCACTGGTGCCAGCAAATTCCGCTGTAAGGACTGCAGTGCGGCCTACGATACACTGGTGGAGCTCACGGTACACATGAACGAGACAGGCCACTACCGCGACGATAACCATGAGACTGATAGCGAAGGTGCCAAACGGTGGTCGAAACCCAGAAAGCGTTCCCTACTGGAGATGGAGGGGAAAGAGGATGCACAGAAAGTTCTGAAATGTATGTACTGTGGGCACTCCTTTGAATCCCTCCAGGATCTAAGCGTCCACATGATCAAGACTAAACACTACCAGAAAGTGCCTCTGAAAGAGCCTGTTACACCAGTGGCAGCTAAGATTATCTCCTCTGCTCGGAAGAGAGCCCCCATTGACCTAGATATCCCCAGCTCACCTGACTCCAACGGAGGGGCCACACCTAAGCCCACTTCCCTTAATGACTCTAACGACATACTCCAGAAGGTAACCAATCCTTACATAACACCCAACAACCGCTATGGACACCAGAACGGTGCCAGTTATGCCTGGCAGTTTGAATCGAGAAAGTCACAGATCCTCAAATGCATGGAGTGTGGAAGCTCTCATGACACACTGCAAGAGCTAACAGCTCACATGATGGTGACGGGACACTTTATCAAAGTCACCAACTCTGCTATTAAGAAAGGCAAGCCCATTATTGAGTCATCCACTCCAACCCCTGTGTCCAATACCACAGCTGAAGAAAAAGTCCAGTCTGTCCCCCTGGCTGCCACAACCTTCTCCCCTCCACCTGCACCAGTGCCACCACCAACCAGTATGTCCCCTACTGCCATGGTTGTGGAGataaaaaaggaggagaaggaggaggaatgTACTAAAGAGCCCATCATCAACAATGGTAACcttaaagaaaagaagactgGAGGtgaagaggaggcagaggagaagTTTGATATCTCTTCAAAATACACTTATCTGACTGAAGAAGACTTGGATGATAGTCCAAAAGGTGGTCTTGACATCCTAAAGTCCCTGGAGAACACAGTGACGTCAGCCATCAACAAAGCCCAGAATGGAGCCCCAAGCTGGGGTGGTTATCCCAGCATCCACGCAGCCTACCAGCTCCCAAACATAATGAAACTCTCTCTAGGCAACTCTGGGAAGAGCTCCCCCCTGAAATATATCTTCCCTGGAGGTGA
This sequence is a window from Cheilinus undulatus linkage group 1, ASM1832078v1, whole genome shotgun sequence. Protein-coding genes within it:
- the tshz3b gene encoding teashirt homolog 3b — encoded protein: MPRRKQQAPRRAAAYVPEDEKEAALLDEDLDGDDSGQESEEPATKFLCQDKDFLLKDRPGSTGFHDSPNAADFSGQELDSESHLSESSDRMSDFESSSLKNEDDVLLSKDPSNVLSLSSSSAMTAVANAAIPVSGDEAVTATAGSVADSLEKMKAIYTSFLTNSYWSTLNLNLSQPPAEKPPRSHSSSSSSSSSSSCGSGGYDWHQTAMAKTLQQASQNHQHRLGLVQHPTVAVSTASTEPNLFSTVQLYRQSSKLYGSIFTGASKFRCKDCSAAYDTLVELTVHMNETGHYRDDNHETDSEGAKRWSKPRKRSLLEMEGKEDAQKVLKCMYCGHSFESLQDLSVHMIKTKHYQKVPLKEPVTPVAAKIISSARKRAPIDLDIPSSPDSNGGATPKPTSLNDSNDILQKVTNPYITPNNRYGHQNGASYAWQFESRKSQILKCMECGSSHDTLQELTAHMMVTGHFIKVTNSAIKKGKPIIESSTPTPVSNTTAEEKVQSVPLAATTFSPPPAPVPPPTSMSPTAMVVEIKKEEKEEECTKEPIINNGNLKEKKTGGEEEAEEKFDISSKYTYLTEEDLDDSPKGGLDILKSLENTVTSAINKAQNGAPSWGGYPSIHAAYQLPNIMKLSLGNSGKSSPLKYIFPGGEILSPTGKNQPLISPSSRQTSPLPKNNFHAMEELVKKVTEKVAKVEEKMREPGSAVRGSPLRCTTPSPCNSEAGDSARGESPKDNRARSCKTPESSSRVEKVESDATGASHRDSNGDISIKQSVENGVESNAVASPLPNSLCGSTAIITDHPPPEQPFVNPLSALQSVMNVHLGKAAKPALPSLDPMSMLFKMSNSLAEKAAVAASTPPAQTKKPSNDHLDRYFYQQHLSNDQPIDLTKGKNAEKNSSTGSLGSTALSSTTSTPSSISPSATITMTKASAAVASFMSTSPLRENALSDISDMLRNLTESQAVSKASTPTSLSERSEVEGVTHEETEDVSPAQKRKGRQSNWNPQHLLILQAQFASSLRQTNDGKYMMSDLSPQERMHISRFTGLSMTTISHWLANVKYQLRRTGGTKFLKNLDSGHPVFFCSDCASQIRSPSTYVSHLESHLGFRLRDLAKLSGEQLLSQISQHHHQQHHTKGLSEKLLSNLHPSSHPLPSSLPTSLPSSIPISLPSSLITSLPSNESPSPSPDNDDDSGAMYQCKLCNRTFASKHAVKLHLSKTHGKSPEDHLMYVSELEKQ